The genomic segment GGACTCCCTTGCTCATCCTTCGGACAAATTCACTGTCCACCGGCTTATTCACTGTCACAAAATATTCTTTCTCATGATAGTTTCCGGCGCGCATGATCTTATTGACCAGATCTCCTTCATTTGTCAGAAGGAGAAGGCCCTGTGATTCTTTATCCAGTCTGCCCACAGGATAAACACGCAGAGGATAATCCAGATAATCTGTTACCGTCGTCTCATCAAACTGCTGCTTTGTACTGCACACGATCCCTCTGGGTTTGTTAAAAAGAAGCAGTACTTTTTTTTCATTTTTATGGACAGGTATATTGTCTGCACAGACCTCATCTTCCAGGCTGACTTTCTGACCGCTTTCTGCTTTTTTTCCGTTTACCGTAATCCTTCCCTCTTCGATCATCCGGTCGGCTTCCCGTCTGGAGCATATGCCTGCCTCGCTTAAATATTTGTTTATTCTGATTTTTTCGTCCATTGTTCTATTATATAATTTTTTGTACATCTTATCAACGATGAAATTTTTCTGGAATTTTTTTCAAAAGGGCAGGAATGGGGAATCGCCTTGTATTTTGTCAGATTTTATTGTATGATATCGAATGACAGGATATCTTTTTTGTCACTGATTTTATCAAAAAGGAGGCTTTCATGTCAGATCATTTACCACGTACAAACCGGTGGCTGATCGCACTTTCTGTTATTCTGTGTCTGATACTTGGAGGAATTTTCACCCGTTCTTCCGCTGTGACTTCACAGGCAGATGCCATCAGCGATGCCGGAGCTTTCGTGTCAGAAGATCAGGATTCTGCGGAGTTTACTTCTGAGGAAACATTGACTGATAGCAATGATAATTTTACGGATTCTTCTTCCGGGAAACTGTTTGGACGCACTTCTTCAGATTCATCTGAAGCTTCTACGGGCGGTCCTGCATTAAGCACTGATATCTCGCCTGAGGCATCAGAGGGCAGCTGGGCTTCCAGTGGAAGTAACTGGATGTTTTTGGTAGATGATAAGCCATACACAGGATGGTTCACAGATACAGACGGGAAACAGTACTATATGGATGAGACCGGTATTATGCAGACAGGCTGGACAGATATCGGAAAGAAGCGGTATTATTTTGATATGGATGGTATTCTGCAGACAGGGACTGTGATAATAGATAAGAAAACTTATGAACTGGATACAGATGGTTCTCTGAAAGGTTATACGCCAAAGAAAAAATCCTCGAAGAAGAAATCTTCAGATAAGTCAGCTACCTCTGACAAGTCCGGTACATCTACGGCAAAGAAGTCGGTTGCCCTTACTTTTGATGATGGTCCCAGCTCTTTTACAGGCCGTCTTATGGACTGTCTGGAAGAAAATAATGCAAAGGCAACTTTCTTTATGGTGGGTACTGAGATTGCCAGTTTTCCGGACGAAGTAAAACGCATGAAGAAACTGGGCTGTGAACT from the Blautia wexlerae DSM 19850 genome contains:
- a CDS encoding polysaccharide deacetylase family protein, with product MSDHLPRTNRWLIALSVILCLILGGIFTRSSAVTSQADAISDAGAFVSEDQDSAEFTSEETLTDSNDNFTDSSSGKLFGRTSSDSSEASTGGPALSTDISPEASEGSWASSGSNWMFLVDDKPYTGWFTDTDGKQYYMDETGIMQTGWTDIGKKRYYFDMDGILQTGTVIIDKKTYELDTDGSLKGYTPKKKSSKKKSSDKSATSDKSGTSTAKKSVALTFDDGPSSFTGRLMDCLEENNAKATFFMVGTEIASFPDEVKRMKKLGCELGNHTYDHKDLATLSSDEISSEIARVDEQLVNLTGEGASVVRPPYGSVNDTVKSTVGTPMILWSIDTLDWKTQDVESTVEEVMNNVKDGSIILMHDIFSTSVDAAEILIPQLIEEGYQLVTVHELASLHQTELSTGVTYGEFNQIK